The Candidatus Hydrogenedentota bacterium genome segment TCGATCTCCACCGTCTCGAAGCCTATCATTTCGGCTGGAACCCCGCTTCGGGGCGCGTGCTGGAAAAGGTCGGCTTCCGCCTGGAAGGCTGCCTCCGCGAACGCATCTGCAAGAACGGCGTCTATACCGACAGCCTCATGTACGGGCTGCTCCGGGGTGAGTTTCTGTAATTGCGTTCGATGATTACCGTGCCGCGCGCCTCATTCTACTCCAGGAGTGGCAGGAGTCCACTTGAAAAGCGACAGCCGTCATCCCCACGGAAGGGGCTGTCGGTTTAACTGGTGCGGATGCCTCAAAACCTACAATTTTGTACTAACGCCCTACAGCGTCATTCCCGCGAACGCGGGAATCCAGCGGAATTCGGAGGTTTGTACGATCGCGTTGCTGGATCCCCGCGTTCGCGGGGATGACGGATCTTTTCATTCCTTCCATAGTGTAGGGTGCGTTAAGTAAACCGACAGCCCCGGAAGTGGGAATTCGGCGAACGAGCAACGCGACCCTTACAAATCCTCTGGATTCCCGCTTTCGGGGCTGTCGGATTAACGTGTGCGGCGAGCGCATTTCCTACAATTTTGTGCTAACGCCCTATGGCGTCATTCCCGCGAAAGCGGGAATCCATTGGAACTCGGAGGTTTGTGCGTTCGCGTTGCTGGATCTCCGCGTTCGCGGGGATGACGGATCTTTTCATTCCTTCCATAGTGTAGGGCGAGTTAAGTAAACCGACAGCCCCTTTCGCGGGAATGACGAATACTTCCAGTGTTTGAGGGCATTTCGGATCCACGGGCGCTATACCTCAGACGGTCAAAATACTGCGGGAATACGAATTTTCGCACGACGGGCGCATTCAGGCGGGAATGACGCGTGTCCGGCCGTGCTCCCGGGCTTTGGGCTTGGGCTTGAGCGTTATCTCAACATCGATATCCAATGCGTTGAGAAAGCGCATCAGCCGTTCGAGCGTGAATCCCTTTAGGTTTCCGTTTACTATGGCGGAGACCTTCGCCTGGTCAATGCCCATGATTTCGGCGGCCTGGCGCTGGGTCAAACCGCGCGCTTCCATGGCATCCTGAATGTGCATCGCCATCGTTGACTTAACAAGCGCCCGCTCCGGATTTCGAAACCCAAAATCGCGATACGGGTTCTTCGAGCATTTGAACTTTTCTATGCTGCTGTCGACGGGCATGGATTCGATTCCTCATGTGGCTATTTGGGCCGGTGTTCTCTACTCAGTGCTTTGAGCCTGGCTCGAACTATATCCATTTCTTTCCTGGGGGTTGCTATGCCCCGCTTTGATTTCTTCTTGAACGCATGTAGCACATTGACTGTGCCCGGAAATCGCGTCGTGTAGATCACGCGATAGGCATCGCCGGCGTGGCCGTACGGTATCTCCATTTCACGGGCGCCCGGAAATCCCTTCAGTGGTTTGGCCAATTGGTGTTTTCGACCATTACACGCCAGGAAAAGCCCGTGAAGCATTACCTCTTGAACTTCCAGTGGAAACTTCCGAAAATCCCTTTGGCTACCCGCGCAAAACAGCAAGTCGTCCATGGACGAGCGTCCTCACGTATCCCCGATTGCCATGCCGCGAATATACAGATCGACCACCCGAATGATGCCATATCTGGCATGCTCTGTCAATAAGCGCCCCACTAAGGCAGCCGCAGTTCGTTCGGGCGGGTCCATTTGATTTTCGACGCCCATACGCGGCCCTTGCCGCCGTGTTTTTCGGGTTCACCGGATTGGTGCATGCCTTCGCCGACGGTGATCCAGGTTTCGTGGGGGCTGACGGTGACGACGCCGAAGTTGCCGAGCATGGCGCCGCGTTCGGGGACGACGATCTGTTCGGTGGCGCGGATGATGCGCATGGATTTGGTGTCGACCTGACTCATGAAGAGGGGGGCGCGGTATACGTAAGGCCCAAATGGGCGTGAGAAGTGCTTGACAGCGGGAGCGCGGCAGTTTATGTTGGGAGGAGGCTGGTACGGAGGGAGTTTTCAATGATCGATGAAGACTTCAGACAACGTGCGTTACGGTTGTCGACCTTTTCGCTCCCCCAACGAAATATCGGCGTGTCGTCGCAGGCAATCATGCCGGCTGTGTTCATGACGTCCGGGGCCGGTGATCGTAGTTGGCGCGGATATTTTCCGGTTGCATCCCGGCGCCCGCGTCGACATGTTGTTTCGACAATCGGAAAGGCAATTCGGGGCCATGAGTAACCGGCGATGGATTATTGTGCTTGTATTGCTGGCCGCTCTCGGCGGCTTCCTGTGGTGGCAAAGCGGCGTCGGTTCAGATGACCCTCGGGAAGTAGCGATTGGCGGTTTGCCGCAGGACTCCCAGAAAGGGGGCGATTCGCGCGAGGAGCCCCGGCCTGAAGTCCCGTCGGATGTTGTCGCCGAGGCGCCCGACGTCGCTCAAGACGCGGCGGCCGATGCCGCGGAGCAGGAGCGATTGGACCGCCTGCTCTTTCCCCGGCTGGACGATAGCGAGTGGGCGATCGAGGGCCGGGTATTGGACGAGAAGGGCGTTCCGCTGCCGGGCGCCAGCATCTCCGCGATGCCCCTTGGCCGGTCGCTACTTGAAACCACCCATGCGGAGTCGGATGCCCGGGGCTTTTATCGAGTCGGCGTCATAGACGAGGGGCGTTATCGGGTGACGGCAGAACTGATTCCCAAGAGCTCAGAAACGCACGACGAAGTGCTTGCGGGCAGCACGGGCGTGGACTTTGTCCTCGGGCTCAGGGGCGCGGTCGAGGGGCGGGTGCTGGACAGTCGAACGCGGGAGCCCGTGACGAGTTTTCAGATTGGCTTTCTGCGGGGGCGGATTCCAGATCCGAATCCACCCGGTGGATTTCAATTTCGGGGCCAGGGGGATCTGGAGGGGCGCTTTCGCCTGGAGAACGTGGAGGCGGGCGATGTGAGCCTCTTCGTGCGGGCTTCGGGTTTCGTCAACGCCGCTGTAATCGTGAACGATGTCCCTCCCGGCGACACGGTACGGGGAGTTGAAGTGTACCTGGAACCGGCATATACCATTTCGGGGCTTGTGGTGGACAGCTCCGGAGCGCCGGTGGCCAATGCCGAGGTCGTGGTGTACGAGGCGGGTAGTGTTATCTACCACACATCGCCCACCTCCCGTAGCGACGAAAGCGGCGGTTTTCTCGTCGGCGGTCTGGTGGTCGGGGAGTATGTCGTCAACGGGCGTCACGAGGATTACGCCAGTGGGGAGGCGGCATTCACCATTCCAACCGCGGACCCCGTAACGGTTGTTCTACTTGCGGGCGGCGCCATTGAGGGGCGGGTAACGCTGGGCGGCTTTTCCGTCCCCGGCGCCCACATGTACATCAGTTCCGACGCAATCGCACGCGAACTTACCGCCAGAACGGACGGGGAAGGCCATTATCACGTCACGGGCGTGACACCGGGCGTGGCGCGTGTTCGCGCGTCGATAGGAACGCACCCGATCACCCGATCGCGCTCGGTGGAATCGCAGGTCCGCGTGGGAGAAACCGCCGTAGCGGACATCGAATTCCCCCTGGCCGACGCGTCTATCGAGGGGAATATCTACGGCGCGAATATGGAGCCTGCCGAAGCTTCCATCACGCTGATTGTCGATTCCGCCGGGCATATAGAACATTTCCGGAAGTCCCGCGCGTTGGGCGCCTACGCTATTGAAGAAGTTCCGCCCGGCCCGGCGACGTTGGAGGCGCTTAGTGAGCAGGGGCTCCTGAAGCGAATTACGGTTGAACTCGTTGCGGGCGAGACACTGCTTCAGGACATCCATCTCGACACGGGTTTTGAAATCGTGTGCGCTTTTTCGGTTCCCGGAAGTGAATTCGACGAAATCTGGGCCGTGGCGATTGCGGGCGAGCTCCCGCCGCCGGAGATGACGCAGACGGGATTGAACGAGGTTCGGGCGCTGGCCGCGGCTTCGGCCAGATCGCAGCACGGGGAACCGGTGCTATTGGGCGGATTGGAGCCGGGAACCTACACGGTTTTCTCCTGGGCGCAACCGGTGGACTTTCACTTCGCACCCCGCGATACGTGGCCCGCGCTTATCGCCGACGCGCCAGCGGCCCTGGCTGTTGTGACGTTGGGCGAGGGGAATGAGCGGGAGGAAATCGAGCTCGTGCTTCGGTAGGGCCTGCCATTGCGGGAGAAGCGTTGCCGGACGAGGGCGATTCATCACGGCAGCTGCGATTCGCTCGGGCGGGTCCACTTGATTTTCGACGCCCACACGCGGCCTTTGCCGCCGTGTTTTTCGGGTTCGCCGGATTTGTGCATGCCTTCGCCGACGGTGATCCAGGTTTCGTGTGGGCTGACGGTGACGACGCCGAAGTTGCCGAGCATGGCGCCGCGTTCGGGGACGACGATCTGTTCGGTGGCGCGGATGAGGCGCATGGTTTTGGTGTCGACCTGGCTCATGAAGAGGGGGGCGCGGTGGCGGATGACGTGGTCGTTGTTCGCGCCTTTGCGGGTGTAGACGAGGAAGAGGGCGTCGTGGTGGGTGACCCAGTGGGCCTGGGTGTTGTAGCTGCCGATCTCTTCGCCATCGTCGAAGAGCCAGGGCTGCTTTTCGCCGAATTTGAGGTCGGGTCCGGCCGAGGCGACGTAGGCGCGGTCGTCGTTGCGGAGGGTGAGGTAGTAGCGGCCCTGGAAGCGGGTGAGCGAGGGCTCGTAGACCCCGCGGGGCGTGTCGTGGGTTACGGGTGTGCTGTGCTCCTTATACGTAACGGTGGTCCCGTCGAAGCCGCAGCGCATGACGGTGCTCGCGTAGGTTTTGGCGTCCTCGGACTTGAAGTAGATGGGCACGAGGAGATCGCCGTTGTCGTCCACCAGCCACTGGCCGCAACCGTTGCCCGAATTGAAGAACTCGGGGCGGTCCGGCATGGCGACGGTGCGCCAGCCGCTCCAGGTGTTGGTATCGCTGTCGAAGATCGAGAAGGCGGTTTCGCGCGGGCGCGGATCGGGCATGAGCTTGCCGTCCCGGTAGCGGACGGTGTGGCCGAGGCCGAGGAGCTTTCCGGCCTGCGGGTGCCAGCCGGGGGTGAAGTCGCAGACGCCGACCGTAGTTTCTTCGTCCTCCTCGCGCCAGGCGAGGCTTTCCGGGGTGGCGACGGGGCTCCAGGTTGCGCCCAGGTCGTTCGTCCGTATGAAGCTGAGGCCGGAGAAGTAGTCGGAGACGTTTACGAACCACTTCTGCATGGTGAGGACGACGGCGGGCGGTGCGCCGTTCCGGGACGGCACGATGCCGGCGCGCGGGTGAAACCAGCAGGATTCCCCGTCGAATTCTTCTATAACCACCTGTAAATCAATGGTATAGGCCAGGTTATCGACGCCCTGGACGGGGTGGGGGCCGGGGGCGGGATCGGGACCGGCGGCGGGCAACAGGGACGCCAGGGCAAGCAAAACGAGGGACATGGGAGGCCTCCAAGGTCGGGTGATTTGAGGTCCCATCGTACGGGAGCGATGGGGGCGGGTCAAGCCCTGTTCGGGGCGTCGGCGGTGGGGTGGAAGAATAATTTGACATGGGGCTCGTACAAAGGCGATAATACGCCTCTTGCCAGAACCAAGCGTGTTTCACGGGCGATGTTGGCACGTAAACGGGAGAGCGATCTGCCGTTGACATGGCCTGTGTTTTTTTGCTATGCTTCTGGGCCGTTGTCTGGACCGCGTTCTGCTGTCCGCACAATCCGTTTCCCATACAGGAGTTGTCGATTTGCCAACGATCAATCAGCTGGTACGAAACTGTCGCAAGACGAAGGTTTCGAAGACAAAGTCGCCGGCCCTGAAAGCCTGCCCGCAGGCTTCGGGGACTTGCACGCGCGTCTATACCATGACGCCGAAGAAGCCAAACTCGGCCCTTCGGAAAGTGGCCCGCGTGCGCCTGAAAAATGGCATGGAGGTGACTGTGTATATTCCGGGCATTGGCCATAACCTGCAGGAGCACTCGCAGGTTATGATCCGCGGCGGTCGTGTGAAGGATCTTCCCGGTGTTCGCTATCACCTGATCCGCGGCGTCCTGGATTCCCAGGGCGATTGCGGCGGTACGGCGGCTGTCAAGCAGGACGGCGGGAAAGAGATTCATACGGGCCGCTGGGTGAGCCGCTCGAAATACGGTGTCAAGAAACCGAAGCGCTAGAGGATAGGCTTCGTCCCTGTTTACGAGTAGCAAAGGCTAATGGAACGATAAGATGGCTCGACGGAGAGAAATTCAAAAACGGGAAATCCTGCCTGATCCGAAGTACGGCAGCGTTACGCTCTCGAAGTTTATCAACGCGGTAATGGTTGATGGCAAGAAGAGCGTGGCGGAATCCATCGTCTACGGGGCGCTGGATTTGGTGAAGGCCAAGCTGCCGGCCGAGGACCCTCTGTCCGTCTTTAACACGGCCGTGGACAACGCGAAGCCCCTGCTTCACGTGAAGTCGCGGCGCGTGGGTGGCGCCACGTACCAGGTGCCGGTCGAAATTGCGCCGGCAACCCGGACGGCGATCGCCTTCCGCTGGATGATCGAGTTTTCCCGCAAGCGCGGGGAGAAGACCATGCGCGAGCGCCTGGCCGGCGAACTGCTGGACGCCTACGGGCGTCAGGGCGCCACGATCAAGCGGAAGGACGATACCCACCGCATGGCGGAAGCCAACAAAGCCTTTGCACATTTCCGGTTCTAGTACTGTGGCGCCAGCCCGGTTCTCGCCCCTCGGGGCGAGCGCCTGACTCGCCCGGCGCGTCAGATAGATAGTAGCCGGCCACTTTCACGCGCATTCCGTGTGAAGGGGCTGGTGTGTGTTCGCGTGTCCCCAACGGGGCCCGCGATCGTGCGGCGCGCCGCGCGGGCAAGGTGTATTCAAGCAGATTAAGAGGATTGTAAAGTGGCTCGTTCACTCCCCCTGGACAAAGTGCGCAACATCGGTATCATGGCGCACATCGACGCGGGTAAGACCACCGTAACGGAGCGCATTCTGTATTTCTCCGGGCGCGTTCACCGTGTCGGCGAGGTGCATGACGGCGCCGCGACGATGGACTACATGGAGCAGGAGCGCGAGCGCGGCATTACGATTACGTCGGCGGCGACGGCGTGTTCCTGGAAAGACCACAAAATCAACATTATCGACACGCCGGGCCACGTGGACTTCACCGCCGAGGTGGAGCGCAGCCTGCGCGTACTGGACGGCGCGGTGGCGGTGTTTTGCGCGGTGGCGGGCGTGCAGCCGCAGTCCGAGACGGTGTGGCGCCAGGCCGATCGCTATCATGTTCCGCGGATGGCCTTTATTAACAAGATGGACCGCGTCGGCGCGAACTTCGAGAAGGCGGTTGCCAGCATGAAAGACCGCCTGGGCGCGAATCCGGTCCCGATCCAGCTTCCCATCGGCGCCGAGGACGACTTCAACGGGGTGATCGACCTGGTCACCATGAAAGCCTATACGTGGGAAGGCCAGGGTATCGAAGTGAAGCCGGTGGAGATGGATGTGCCAGCGGACCTGAAGGACCAGGCCGAAGAGTGGCGTCACAACCTCGTGGAAGCCGCGGCCGAAGCCGATGAATCGCTCATGGAAAAGTATTTCGCGGAGGAGGAGCTGACGGTCGACGAGATCCGCGCGGGCATCCGCAAGGGCACAATCGCCGGCAACTTCACGCCGGTGGTTTGCGGCACGGCGCTCCGGAGCAAGGGCGTCCAGTTGATGATGGACGCGGTGACGTA includes the following:
- a CDS encoding XRE family transcriptional regulator; this encodes MPVDSSIEKFKCSKNPYRDFGFRNPERALVKSTMAMHIQDAMEARGLTQRQAAEIMGIDQAKVSAIVNGNLKGFTLERLMRFLNALDIDVEITLKPKPKAREHGRTRVIPA
- a CDS encoding type II toxin-antitoxin system RelE/ParE family toxin → MDDLLFCAGSQRDFRKFPLEVQEVMLHGLFLACNGRKHQLAKPLKGFPGAREMEIPYGHAGDAYRVIYTTRFPGTVNVLHAFKKKSKRGIATPRKEMDIVRARLKALSREHRPK
- a CDS encoding carboxypeptidase regulatory-like domain-containing protein, which translates into the protein MSNRRWIIVLVLLAALGGFLWWQSGVGSDDPREVAIGGLPQDSQKGGDSREEPRPEVPSDVVAEAPDVAQDAAADAAEQERLDRLLFPRLDDSEWAIEGRVLDEKGVPLPGASISAMPLGRSLLETTHAESDARGFYRVGVIDEGRYRVTAELIPKSSETHDEVLAGSTGVDFVLGLRGAVEGRVLDSRTREPVTSFQIGFLRGRIPDPNPPGGFQFRGQGDLEGRFRLENVEAGDVSLFVRASGFVNAAVIVNDVPPGDTVRGVEVYLEPAYTISGLVVDSSGAPVANAEVVVYEAGSVIYHTSPTSRSDESGGFLVGGLVVGEYVVNGRHEDYASGEAAFTIPTADPVTVVLLAGGAIEGRVTLGGFSVPGAHMYISSDAIARELTARTDGEGHYHVTGVTPGVARVRASIGTHPITRSRSVESQVRVGETAVADIEFPLADASIEGNIYGANMEPAEASITLIVDSAGHIEHFRKSRALGAYAIEEVPPGPATLEALSEQGLLKRITVELVAGETLLQDIHLDTGFEIVCAFSVPGSEFDEIWAVAIAGELPPPEMTQTGLNEVRALAAASARSQHGEPVLLGGLEPGTYTVFSWAQPVDFHFAPRDTWPALIADAPAALAVVTLGEGNEREEIELVLR
- a CDS encoding exo-alpha-sialidase; this translates as MSLVLLALASLLPAAGPDPAPGPHPVQGVDNLAYTIDLQVVIEEFDGESCWFHPRAGIVPSRNGAPPAVVLTMQKWFVNVSDYFSGLSFIRTNDLGATWSPVATPESLAWREEDEETTVGVCDFTPGWHPQAGKLLGLGHTVRYRDGKLMPDPRPRETAFSIFDSDTNTWSGWRTVAMPDRPEFFNSGNGCGQWLVDDNGDLLVPIYFKSEDAKTYASTVMRCGFDGTTVTYKEHSTPVTHDTPRGVYEPSLTRFQGRYYLTLRNDDRAYVASAGPDLKFGEKQPWLFDDGEEIGSYNTQAHWVTHHDALFLVYTRKGANNDHVIRHRAPLFMSQVDTKTMRLIRATEQIVVPERGAMLGNFGVVTVSPHETWITVGEGMHKSGEPEKHGGKGRVWASKIKWTRPSESQLP
- the rpsL gene encoding 30S ribosomal protein S12, which codes for MPTINQLVRNCRKTKVSKTKSPALKACPQASGTCTRVYTMTPKKPNSALRKVARVRLKNGMEVTVYIPGIGHNLQEHSQVMIRGGRVKDLPGVRYHLIRGVLDSQGDCGGTAAVKQDGGKEIHTGRWVSRSKYGVKKPKR
- the rpsG gene encoding 30S ribosomal protein S7, which encodes MARRREIQKREILPDPKYGSVTLSKFINAVMVDGKKSVAESIVYGALDLVKAKLPAEDPLSVFNTAVDNAKPLLHVKSRRVGGATYQVPVEIAPATRTAIAFRWMIEFSRKRGEKTMRERLAGELLDAYGRQGATIKRKDDTHRMAEANKAFAHFRF